The DNA sequence AAACGCTTTTCTTCTTCTGTGCTTTCAGCAGGTGATGGATTTCCCTGAAAGAAACAAAGCTGCGGCTCTGTTCATTCCATAATCGGTATTTCAGCGACTTCAGACTAGTTGACAGTGTGATCGTCTGGACATTATTGAGCAGCGGTTCCTTATTATGGGCATCCTCCAGAAAATAGTTCGGAACCCTGGGGCTGAGATGATGGACATGGTGGAAGCCGATATTGCCAGTCAGCCACTGCAGGAGTTTCGGAAGCTTATAAAAGGAGCTTCCATCAACAGCTGCCCTGACAAATTCCCATTCTTCGTCGTATTCGAAATAAGAATCTTCGAACTGATGCTGTACATAAAACAGCCAGATGCCAAGCGCACCGGAAATATAGAAAATCGGTCCCTGGATAAGAAGGAAGGCCTTCCAGCCTACCAGCCAGCACATAAATGCAATCACAAGGACAATCAGGATGTTTGTGAGATAAGTGTTCATTTTTTCCTTAGGCCGTGCTCCCTTGCGGTTGAAGCGCTGGGCAATGAGGAACTCATAAATCGGTCCGAGGCCGAACATCACAAGCGGATTGCGGTAAGCGCGGTACTGCATGCGCTGCCAGAAGCTTGCGTCCAGGTATTCATCAACCGTCATGACCCAGATGTCACCGGTGCCCCTTTTATTCAGGTTGCCGCTTGTTGCATGGTGGACAGAATGGCTGTGCCTCCATTGATGGAAAGGGAATAGTGTCATCACTCCTGTGATCATGCCAAGCACTTCATTCGCCTTTTTGCTTTTGAAAAAAGAGTTGTGGCAGCAGTCATGGAAAATGATGAAGATCCTCACCAGAAATCCTGCATTCACAACAGTCAATATAAACGTGATCAGATAAGATATTTGCATGGTTTCATAGGCCAGATACCAAATGAGAAAGAAGGGCACCAGCGTGTTCATTAGCTGGAAGATACTGCTCTTTGTATCGGCTTTTTCGTAAGGAGAGATATTTTTCCTTGATAATTTGCCAGGTTTTGACGTTTTTTTATCCATATAGTTAATCCTCCTCGTACTTGCTTATTTCATTATGTAATACATGGAGGCATGATGTAAGGCATACATGTCATAGGGTGGACATGATAAATGTCATAGGTGGGGTTTAGAACTTCAAGTAGTTTCTTCCCCGCAAAGCACATACGGGGTCTT is a window from the Bacillus infantis NRRL B-14911 genome containing:
- the desA gene encoding Delta(5) desaturase DesA; translation: MDKKTSKPGKLSRKNISPYEKADTKSSIFQLMNTLVPFFLIWYLAYETMQISYLITFILTVVNAGFLVRIFIIFHDCCHNSFFKSKKANEVLGMITGVMTLFPFHQWRHSHSVHHATSGNLNKRGTGDIWVMTVDEYLDASFWQRMQYRAYRNPLVMFGLGPIYEFLIAQRFNRKGARPKEKMNTYLTNILIVLVIAFMCWLVGWKAFLLIQGPIFYISGALGIWLFYVQHQFEDSYFEYDEEWEFVRAAVDGSSFYKLPKLLQWLTGNIGFHHVHHLSPRVPNYFLEDAHNKEPLLNNVQTITLSTSLKSLKYRLWNEQSRSFVSFREIHHLLKAQKKKSVSV